In Arthrobacter sp. QXT-31, one genomic interval encodes:
- a CDS encoding carbohydrate ABC transporter permease, with the protein MSAITELTSLSRRKGPKTAEEKKANGRDNKAAYIFLLPWLVGLVAITVGPMLMSLYLSFTDYNLIQAPEWVGLENFQRMFTDARLHNSLGVTFTYVLVGVPLQLAVALLIALVLDKGLRGLPFYRSIFYLPSLLGGSVAIAILWKQIFGTTGLVNQVLALAGIEGPGWISDPSTALGSIILLHVWTFGAPMIIFLAGLRQIPNMYYEAAEVDGATKLQRFWRITLPLLSPIIFFNLVLQIIGSFQSFTQAFIVSGGNGGPSDSTMFFTLYLYQKGFGQFDMGYASAMAWFLLVIIGAFTAINFIAAKYWVFYDD; encoded by the coding sequence GTGAGTGCCATCACCGAACTCACGTCCCTCTCACGCCGAAAGGGGCCGAAGACTGCCGAAGAAAAGAAGGCAAACGGCCGCGACAACAAGGCCGCCTATATCTTCCTGCTGCCCTGGCTGGTGGGACTGGTGGCCATCACGGTCGGTCCCATGCTTATGTCGCTGTATCTCTCTTTCACCGACTACAACCTGATTCAGGCCCCGGAGTGGGTAGGTCTGGAGAACTTTCAGCGGATGTTCACCGATGCGAGGCTGCACAATTCGCTCGGCGTGACGTTTACGTACGTGCTCGTCGGCGTTCCGCTGCAGCTGGCGGTTGCCCTGCTGATCGCGCTGGTGCTCGACAAGGGCCTGCGCGGACTGCCGTTCTACCGTTCGATCTTCTATTTACCATCGCTACTGGGCGGCTCCGTGGCAATCGCAATCCTGTGGAAGCAGATCTTCGGCACCACGGGTCTGGTGAACCAAGTACTTGCCCTTGCCGGCATCGAGGGGCCGGGATGGATTTCGGACCCGAGCACGGCGCTGGGGTCGATCATCCTGCTCCACGTCTGGACCTTCGGTGCTCCGATGATCATCTTCCTGGCCGGCCTGCGCCAGATACCCAACATGTACTACGAAGCCGCGGAAGTGGACGGGGCCACCAAGCTCCAGCGGTTCTGGCGCATTACGCTTCCGCTCCTGAGCCCCATCATCTTCTTCAACCTTGTGCTGCAGATCATCGGATCATTCCAGTCGTTCACCCAGGCGTTCATCGTCTCCGGCGGCAACGGCGGCCCTTCGGATTCGACCATGTTCTTCACGCTCTACCTCTACCAAAAAGGCTTCGGCCAGTTCGATATGGGATACGCCTCCGCCATGGCCTGGTTCCTGCTGGTCATCATCGGCGCCTTCACCGCCATCAACTTCATCGCTGCAAAGTATTGGGTTTTCTATGACGACTAA
- a CDS encoding carbohydrate ABC transporter permease: MTTKLETLPAPSKKAPAGKPTNPRRPRKSRESPGTLAFSRQARSKALIKHAILIVTGGVMIYPLLWMVVSSLRSNELIFREPSLWLNSLEMGNYTDGWSALTHPFGHYMINSAVVVLGSILGNLISCSMAAYAFARLQFTGQKIFFGIMLLTIMLPFHVVIVPQYILFSQIGWVNTFWPLIVPKLLATDAFFVFLMVQFIRGIPKELDEAARIDGAGHPRIFLRVILPLMVPALATTTIFTFIWTWNDFFGALIYLTDPDMFTVPVALRAFVDSQSATSWGSLFAMSIVSLLPVFLVFLFGQRFLIKGIATTGIK, from the coding sequence ATGACGACTAAGCTGGAGACGCTGCCCGCCCCGAGCAAGAAAGCTCCGGCCGGCAAGCCAACGAACCCCCGACGGCCACGCAAAAGCCGTGAATCGCCCGGCACCCTGGCCTTTAGCCGCCAGGCGCGGTCCAAAGCCCTGATCAAGCACGCGATCCTGATCGTCACCGGCGGAGTCATGATCTACCCGCTGCTGTGGATGGTTGTTTCCTCGCTGCGTTCCAATGAGCTCATCTTCCGCGAGCCCAGCCTGTGGCTCAACAGCCTCGAAATGGGCAATTACACCGACGGTTGGTCGGCGCTGACCCACCCGTTCGGCCACTACATGATCAATTCCGCGGTGGTTGTGCTCGGATCCATCCTGGGCAACCTGATCTCCTGCTCCATGGCCGCTTACGCATTCGCGAGGCTCCAGTTCACAGGGCAGAAGATCTTCTTCGGCATCATGCTGCTCACGATCATGCTGCCGTTCCACGTGGTGATTGTCCCGCAGTACATCCTGTTCTCGCAGATCGGCTGGGTGAACACCTTCTGGCCGCTCATCGTACCGAAACTCCTGGCAACGGACGCGTTCTTCGTGTTCCTCATGGTCCAGTTCATCCGCGGCATTCCAAAGGAACTGGACGAGGCTGCAAGGATCGACGGCGCCGGCCATCCGCGGATCTTCCTGCGCGTGATTCTGCCGCTGATGGTTCCCGCGTTGGCCACCACCACCATCTTTACCTTCATCTGGACCTGGAACGACTTCTTTGGGGCCCTCATCTACCTGACGGACCCCGACATGTTCACGGTTCCCGTGGCGCTGCGGGCGTTCGTGGATTCGCAGTCCGCCACCAGCTGGGGCTCACTGTTCGCCATGTCCATCGTTTCCCTTCTGCCCGTGTTCCTGGTTTTCCTCTTTGGACAGAGATTCCTCATCAAGGGAATCGCGACGACCGGCATCAAGTAG
- a CDS encoding ABC transporter substrate-binding protein: protein MQLFSTRPAPEAEPGRPKASKTPRRLRKGGAVAAAAAVVLALSACGGGSAAQSADGKVELRFSWWGSDKRAQVTQEAIKAFEAENPNIKIKPEYGDWSGYWDKLATQVAANDAPDIIQMDEKYITEYSSRGALLDLSKYDIDTSKLDEATLKAGQSADGLTGIPAGINAATILANPAVFKAAGVALPDDATWTWADFERISAEVTAKSPKGTYGAAAYGTDEASLGVWLRQNGKSLYTEDGKLGFEPADVAAWWAFLKQMSEGKAVPSASEVVEAEAAPLDQSGLATGKNGLAFWWSNQLPALEKAAGSELKILRFPTKTGSAADAQLWYKASQFWSASSRTKHPEEVAKFINFLANDAKAGQALLADRGVYPNTDVRKAISAKLTPADVKVVKFIDQIKNELGEAPAPPPKGAGAIQEIIKRYTSEVLFNRLSADEAGKKAVDEMKSAISS, encoded by the coding sequence GTGCAACTGTTCTCCACCAGGCCTGCCCCTGAGGCCGAGCCCGGACGGCCCAAGGCATCCAAGACCCCGCGAAGGCTGCGTAAGGGGGGAGCTGTTGCTGCCGCAGCCGCCGTCGTCCTTGCACTCAGCGCATGCGGCGGTGGATCTGCCGCCCAGAGCGCCGATGGAAAGGTTGAGCTCCGCTTCTCCTGGTGGGGCAGTGACAAGAGGGCGCAGGTGACCCAGGAAGCCATCAAGGCCTTTGAAGCCGAAAACCCGAACATCAAGATCAAGCCGGAGTACGGCGACTGGAGCGGCTACTGGGACAAGCTGGCCACGCAGGTGGCTGCCAATGACGCTCCCGACATCATCCAGATGGACGAGAAGTACATCACCGAGTACTCCAGCCGCGGAGCGCTGCTTGACCTCTCGAAGTACGACATCGACACGTCGAAGCTCGACGAGGCCACTCTTAAGGCGGGCCAGAGCGCCGACGGTCTGACAGGTATCCCGGCCGGCATTAATGCGGCCACCATACTTGCGAACCCGGCGGTGTTCAAGGCTGCAGGCGTGGCATTGCCCGACGACGCGACCTGGACCTGGGCGGACTTCGAACGGATCTCGGCCGAAGTGACGGCGAAATCCCCGAAGGGCACTTACGGAGCCGCCGCCTACGGGACTGATGAGGCATCCCTCGGAGTATGGCTGCGGCAGAACGGAAAGTCCCTCTACACCGAAGATGGCAAGCTCGGCTTCGAGCCGGCGGATGTTGCCGCTTGGTGGGCGTTCCTCAAACAAATGAGCGAAGGCAAGGCAGTTCCCTCGGCGTCGGAGGTTGTTGAAGCTGAAGCAGCGCCTCTGGACCAGAGCGGTCTCGCAACGGGTAAGAATGGACTCGCCTTCTGGTGGTCCAACCAGCTTCCCGCCCTGGAAAAGGCCGCAGGCTCCGAACTGAAGATCCTGAGGTTCCCCACAAAGACCGGCTCGGCAGCCGACGCCCAGCTCTGGTACAAGGCCTCGCAGTTCTGGTCGGCATCCTCCAGAACCAAACACCCGGAGGAGGTCGCCAAGTTCATCAACTTCCTGGCGAACGACGCCAAGGCCGGCCAAGCACTCCTGGCCGACCGCGGTGTCTACCCGAACACCGATGTGCGCAAGGCGATCTCCGCCAAGCTGACCCCTGCGGACGTCAAGGTTGTGAAGTTCATTGACCAAATCAAGAATGAACTGGGCGAGGCTCCCGCCCCGCCGCCGAAGGGCGCAGGTGCCATCCAGGAAATCATCAAGCGTTACACCTCGGAGGTGCTGTTCAACAGGCTCTCGGCAGATGAAGCCGGCAAGAAAGCGGTGGATGAGATGAAGTCCGCCATCAGCAGCTAG
- a CDS encoding beta-galactosidase: MPEHQASSRAPGWNSAPRWNSGPGLAFGGDYNPEQWPADVRREDIGLMKEAGVTLLSVAIFSWALLEPREGEYDFGWLDEVLDSLDGAGIKVALATATAAPPAWLVRRHPGVLPVTAEGTVLERGSRRHYSPSSAAYRRYATGITRKLAERYKDHPALALWHVDNELGCHVSEFYGDEDAAAFRRWLEQRYGSVEALNEAWGTAFWSQHYASFQEIIPPRAAPAILNPTQRLDFQRFSSWALLDYYRCLLAVIREVTPDIPATTNLMVSSATKSMDYFHWAGALDVVANDHYLVAADREREIELAFSADLTRGIAGNRPWILMEHSTSAVNWQPRNQPKMPGEMLRNSLAHVARGADAVMFFQWRQSVAGAEKFHSAMVPHGGRDTRVWREVVALGEALGKLGAVKGSTVESRVAIVFDYEAWWASELDSHPSMDVKYLDLIREFHRSLFLRGVGVDFVHPAADLTGYDLVLVCTLYCVTDAAAANIVGAAEAGATVLVSYFSGIVDERDHVRLGGYPGAFRELLGIRTEEFHPLLEDYQVALSDGTTGRVWSEHVHAEGAETLATFTGYPLAGVPALTRRATGSGAAWYLATLPDRDGIENLLDKLLAEAGVAAVAEAAAGVELTRRVTADGRRFLFAINHGRADAAVKADGEELLGGGRFAGFVPGGGAAVIAED, from the coding sequence ATGCCCGAGCACCAAGCCTCTTCCCGCGCTCCCGGATGGAACAGCGCTCCCCGATGGAACAGTGGCCCCGGCCTGGCATTCGGCGGTGACTACAACCCCGAGCAGTGGCCGGCTGACGTGCGGCGGGAGGACATCGGCCTCATGAAGGAGGCCGGCGTAACCCTCCTCAGCGTGGCCATCTTTTCCTGGGCGCTCCTGGAGCCCCGCGAAGGGGAGTACGACTTCGGCTGGCTGGACGAGGTGCTGGACAGCCTGGACGGCGCCGGCATCAAGGTTGCCCTCGCCACGGCGACGGCCGCTCCCCCGGCCTGGCTGGTCCGGAGGCATCCGGGGGTCCTGCCGGTAACCGCCGAGGGCACCGTCCTGGAACGTGGCTCCCGGCGGCACTACTCGCCGTCGTCCGCTGCTTACCGCCGGTACGCCACTGGCATCACCCGGAAGCTGGCCGAACGGTACAAGGACCATCCGGCCCTGGCGCTGTGGCACGTGGACAACGAGCTGGGCTGCCACGTGTCAGAGTTTTACGGCGACGAGGACGCAGCGGCGTTCCGGCGCTGGCTGGAGCAGCGCTATGGCAGCGTCGAGGCGCTGAACGAGGCCTGGGGCACGGCTTTCTGGTCCCAGCACTATGCGTCATTCCAGGAGATCATTCCGCCCCGGGCCGCCCCCGCCATCCTCAACCCGACGCAGCGGCTGGACTTCCAGCGGTTCAGCTCCTGGGCGCTGCTGGACTACTACCGCTGCCTGCTGGCCGTGATCCGGGAAGTGACCCCGGACATTCCGGCCACCACCAACCTCATGGTGTCCAGCGCCACCAAGTCCATGGACTACTTCCACTGGGCCGGGGCCCTGGACGTGGTGGCCAACGACCATTACCTGGTGGCCGCGGACCGGGAACGGGAAATCGAACTGGCGTTCAGCGCGGACCTCACCCGCGGTATTGCGGGCAACAGGCCATGGATCCTGATGGAGCATTCGACGTCGGCCGTGAACTGGCAGCCGCGCAACCAGCCAAAGATGCCCGGCGAGATGCTCCGCAATTCGCTGGCGCACGTGGCCCGCGGCGCCGACGCCGTCATGTTCTTCCAGTGGCGGCAGAGCGTTGCCGGCGCCGAGAAATTCCACTCGGCCATGGTGCCGCACGGCGGCCGGGACACGCGGGTGTGGCGGGAAGTGGTGGCCCTGGGTGAAGCCCTTGGCAAACTCGGGGCGGTCAAGGGCTCCACCGTGGAATCCCGGGTGGCCATTGTCTTCGACTACGAGGCGTGGTGGGCGAGCGAACTGGACTCGCACCCAAGCATGGATGTGAAGTACCTCGACCTGATCCGCGAATTCCACCGTTCGCTGTTCCTGCGCGGCGTCGGCGTGGACTTCGTGCATCCCGCCGCGGACCTCACCGGCTACGACCTGGTCCTGGTCTGCACGCTCTACTGCGTCACCGACGCCGCCGCGGCCAACATCGTCGGCGCCGCCGAAGCCGGTGCCACGGTGCTGGTCAGCTACTTCAGCGGCATCGTCGACGAACGCGACCACGTCCGGCTGGGCGGCTACCCGGGCGCCTTCCGCGAACTGCTGGGAATCCGGACGGAGGAGTTCCACCCGCTGCTCGAGGATTACCAGGTTGCCCTGAGCGACGGCACCACGGGCCGGGTCTGGAGCGAGCACGTGCATGCCGAGGGCGCGGAAACCCTGGCCACCTTCACCGGCTACCCGCTCGCCGGCGTGCCGGCACTCACCAGAAGGGCCACCGGCAGCGGCGCGGCCTGGTATCTGGCAACCCTCCCCGACCGGGACGGCATCGAAAACCTCCTGGACAAGCTCCTGGCCGAAGCGGGAGTGGCAGCCGTCGCGGAGGCCGCTGCCGGCGTCGAGCTCACCAGGCGGGTCACCGCCGACGGGCGCCGCTTCCTCTTCGCCATCAACCACGGCCGGGCGGATGCGGCAGTGAAGGCCGACGGCGAAGAGCTGTTGGGCGGCGGACGTTTCGCCGGCTTCGTGCCCGGCGGAGGGGCGGCGGTGATCGCCGAGGACTGA
- a CDS encoding DUF6807 family protein, which produces MPPTTDAANPGAQDEHAASRGRTSPARVALVGVHGFGAIHLKNLERLRQAGTVELVAVADPNPPSPGALPATTAVHPDLQSLLAGNHRPDVVIVATPIQTHAPLALAALASGADLYLEKPPVASLADFRQLQEAAGASGRSVQVGFQSLGSQALPAIEKLLTDGTIGTLEGIGATGRWVRDRAYYRRSRWAGKRSLDGIDVVDGVATNPLAHAIATALRIAGARTVEDVASVQTDLYRANDIESDDTSVIRIRTAAGLPITCALTLCASESVEPYITLQGSEGTAVFHYTEDRLQISNAAGEQTMEFGRDDLTENLLEHLAGGTELTSALNDSGAFMLVLEAVRTAEPPAPIGPTHVLWEGEGDAARAVIPGIEDALERAIRAHATFSELGLPWARPADPPGTGVLFDAGGRTLAVQRTGAGLNAGLSPRPYLHPVTTLGGTVVTDHLPADHPWHLGAGFALQDVNGTNFWGGKTYLRDAGAYVSRQDHGRIELLPANAGGALPGEPAIWQLRWLSAEGQPLLTEQRILGREILDERAWRLDLRSELTAVVDVSLGSPGSNGAAGSGYGGFFWRLPACSGARVFTSDAEGEPAVHGSVAPWLAWTASFGEVPGIRSGQGATLVFGAPAESDDPWFVRSSGYPGVGSALAWDRPVTLAAGESLRRSLRVWVCDGELSPAAVESLVVSGRHELG; this is translated from the coding sequence ATGCCTCCCACCACGGACGCTGCAAACCCAGGCGCGCAGGATGAGCACGCCGCGTCACGCGGGCGCACCAGTCCGGCACGGGTGGCCCTGGTCGGCGTCCACGGCTTCGGGGCCATCCATCTGAAGAACCTGGAACGGCTGCGGCAGGCCGGCACGGTGGAACTGGTGGCCGTGGCGGACCCCAATCCCCCGTCCCCGGGTGCGCTGCCGGCCACCACCGCGGTCCACCCCGACCTGCAGTCCCTCCTTGCGGGCAACCACAGGCCCGATGTTGTCATTGTGGCCACGCCCATCCAGACCCACGCGCCCCTCGCCCTCGCTGCCCTGGCATCCGGCGCCGACCTCTACCTGGAGAAACCGCCGGTGGCCTCGCTGGCCGACTTCCGGCAGCTGCAGGAGGCCGCCGGGGCATCCGGGCGGAGCGTGCAGGTCGGTTTCCAAAGCCTGGGGTCGCAGGCACTGCCCGCCATCGAAAAGCTCCTCACAGACGGCACCATCGGCACCCTGGAGGGAATCGGCGCAACCGGTCGCTGGGTGCGGGACCGCGCGTACTACAGGCGCTCGCGCTGGGCCGGCAAGCGCAGCCTCGACGGAATTGATGTGGTGGACGGCGTGGCCACCAATCCCCTGGCGCATGCCATTGCCACCGCCCTGCGAATCGCAGGCGCCCGGACGGTGGAGGACGTGGCCTCCGTGCAGACGGACCTCTACCGGGCGAACGACATCGAATCCGATGACACGTCGGTCATCCGGATCCGCACCGCCGCCGGGCTGCCGATCACCTGCGCCCTGACGCTGTGCGCCTCGGAATCGGTGGAGCCATACATCACACTGCAGGGCTCAGAGGGAACGGCTGTTTTCCATTACACCGAGGACCGGCTGCAGATCAGCAACGCCGCCGGAGAGCAGACGATGGAGTTCGGCCGAGACGACCTGACCGAAAACCTGCTGGAGCACCTGGCCGGAGGCACGGAACTCACCAGCGCCCTCAACGACTCCGGTGCGTTCATGCTGGTTCTCGAAGCCGTCCGCACGGCAGAGCCGCCGGCGCCAATCGGCCCCACCCACGTGCTCTGGGAGGGCGAGGGAGACGCCGCCCGTGCGGTTATTCCCGGCATTGAGGACGCCCTGGAACGGGCCATCCGGGCCCACGCCACCTTCAGTGAGCTGGGCCTGCCGTGGGCGCGCCCCGCCGATCCGCCCGGGACCGGAGTCCTGTTCGACGCCGGCGGCAGGACCCTCGCCGTCCAGCGCACCGGGGCAGGCCTCAATGCGGGGCTGTCCCCGCGCCCCTACCTGCACCCCGTCACCACCCTCGGCGGAACCGTGGTGACGGACCATCTGCCCGCGGACCACCCCTGGCACTTGGGCGCGGGGTTCGCGCTCCAGGACGTCAACGGCACCAACTTCTGGGGCGGAAAGACCTACCTGCGCGACGCCGGAGCGTACGTGTCCCGGCAGGACCACGGCAGGATCGAGCTGCTGCCCGCCAACGCCGGGGGTGCGCTGCCGGGCGAACCCGCCATATGGCAGCTCCGCTGGCTCAGCGCTGAAGGCCAGCCGCTGCTGACAGAACAGCGGATCCTCGGCCGCGAGATCCTGGACGAGCGCGCATGGCGCCTGGACCTGCGCAGTGAACTGACCGCCGTCGTCGATGTTTCACTGGGCAGTCCCGGCTCCAATGGTGCCGCGGGCAGCGGCTACGGCGGCTTCTTCTGGCGCCTCCCGGCCTGCAGCGGCGCCCGCGTTTTCACGTCCGACGCCGAAGGGGAACCGGCCGTCCACGGTTCCGTTGCGCCGTGGCTGGCATGGACGGCCTCCTTCGGCGAGGTTCCCGGCATCCGCTCCGGGCAGGGCGCGACGCTGGTGTTCGGTGCGCCCGCCGAGTCGGACGACCCGTGGTTTGTCCGCTCCTCCGGGTATCCGGGGGTCGGGTCTGCCCTGGCCTGGGACAGGCCGGTGACGCTGGCCGCCGGCGAATCGCTCCGGCGGAGCCTCAGGGTCTGGGTGTGCGACGGCGAACTGTCACCGGCCGCCGTCGAATCCCTGGTGGTGTCCGGGCGTCACGAACTAGGCTGA
- a CDS encoding LacI family DNA-binding transcriptional regulator — protein MSRAASIKDVANHAQVAVGTVSNVLNNPDRVSARTRDRVLKAIDELGFVRNDAARQLRAGHSRTIGVVVLDVGNPFFTSVVRAAEDAAAVNGSAVLLGDSGHDAKRESHYIDLFQEQRVQGLLISPVGDVADRLDALRQRGVPTVLVDRLADEDRFSSVSVDDDAGGYLAARHLLELGRRNLAFVGGPLSIRQVADRLAGARRAVAEVDGATLEVLDSDGQSVLAGRGVGNNLVERGTGKLPDGIFCANDLLALGVMQSLTMMNGVRIPEDVALIGYDDIDFAVSAVVPLSSVRQPTDNIGRTAIELLMEELDGQHPRHRAVVFTPELVVRQSTAGAPAR, from the coding sequence ATGTCGCGGGCAGCCAGCATCAAGGACGTCGCCAACCACGCACAGGTTGCGGTGGGCACGGTCTCCAACGTCCTCAACAATCCCGACCGCGTGTCCGCGCGCACCAGGGACAGGGTTCTGAAGGCCATCGATGAACTGGGGTTCGTCCGCAACGACGCCGCCCGCCAGCTGCGCGCCGGACACAGCCGCACCATCGGCGTCGTGGTCCTGGACGTCGGCAACCCTTTCTTCACCTCAGTGGTCCGCGCCGCCGAGGATGCGGCGGCAGTAAACGGCAGCGCCGTGCTGCTGGGTGACAGCGGCCATGATGCGAAACGGGAATCGCACTACATCGACCTCTTCCAGGAGCAGCGGGTCCAGGGTCTTCTCATCTCACCGGTGGGGGACGTCGCAGACCGGCTGGACGCCCTGCGCCAGCGCGGTGTCCCCACCGTCCTGGTGGACCGGCTGGCCGACGAGGACCGGTTCAGTTCCGTCTCGGTGGATGACGACGCCGGCGGGTACCTTGCCGCCCGGCACCTCCTTGAGCTGGGGCGCCGGAATCTGGCCTTCGTGGGCGGGCCGCTGTCCATCCGCCAGGTGGCCGACCGCCTCGCAGGGGCCCGCCGGGCTGTGGCCGAAGTGGACGGGGCAACCCTGGAGGTGCTCGACTCCGACGGCCAGTCCGTGCTCGCCGGACGCGGCGTGGGCAACAATCTCGTGGAGCGGGGCACCGGGAAACTGCCGGACGGGATCTTCTGCGCCAACGACCTGCTGGCGCTCGGGGTGATGCAGTCGCTGACCATGATGAACGGCGTGCGCATCCCTGAGGACGTGGCCCTGATTGGCTACGACGACATCGACTTCGCGGTGTCCGCGGTGGTACCGCTCTCGTCCGTCCGCCAGCCCACGGACAATATCGGCAGAACCGCCATTGAACTCCTGATGGAGGAACTGGACGGCCAGCATCCGCGGCACCGCGCCGTCGTTTTCACGCCAGAGCTGGTAGTCCGGCAGAGCACTGCCGGCGCTCCAGCCCGCTGA
- a CDS encoding L-rhamnose mutarotase, whose protein sequence is MRVCFRSSVQPELLAEYRRRHAAVWPEMLAALKGAGWNNYSLFLDGDGLLVGYLECDDFDAVRARMALTDVNARWQAEMATLFRNSDVPPDQGFRVLDEVFNLDQQLAAAGGATSDAAAAGQ, encoded by the coding sequence ATGAGGGTTTGCTTCCGATCCTCCGTCCAGCCGGAGCTGCTGGCGGAGTACCGCCGGCGGCACGCGGCCGTCTGGCCGGAGATGCTCGCCGCACTCAAGGGCGCGGGCTGGAACAACTACTCGCTGTTCCTCGACGGCGACGGACTGCTGGTCGGCTACCTCGAATGCGACGACTTTGACGCGGTGCGTGCCCGGATGGCACTCACGGACGTCAACGCCCGCTGGCAGGCCGAAATGGCCACACTCTTCCGGAACAGCGACGTTCCGCCCGACCAAGGCTTCCGGGTGCTCGACGAGGTGTTCAACCTCGACCAGCAGCTGGCAGCGGCCGGCGGCGCCACCTCGGATGCCGCTGCCGCCGGACAGTGA
- the rhaI gene encoding L-rhamnose isomerase: MNNTASALGRLSELAIEVPSWAYGNSGTRFKVFGTPGTPRIVQEKLADAAKVHELTGLAPTVALHIPWDKVDDYAALKEYAAGLGVGLGTINSNTFQDDEYRFGSLTSSDEAVRRRAIDHHFECIDIMHATGSRDLKIWLADGTNYPGQDDMRGRQDRLAESLREIYARLGEDQRLVLEYKFFEPAFYHTDVPDWGTSYAQTLALGEKAFVCLDTGHHAPGTNIEFIVMQLLRLGKLGSFDFNSRFYADDDLIVGAADPFQLFRIMHEVIRGGGFGRDSGVALMLDQCHNLEEKIPGQIRSVLNVQEMTARALLVDTAALAEAQRAGDVLAANAVFNDAFYTDVRPVLAEWRESRGLPADPIAAYKASGYQKKINEDRVGGQQAGWGA, from the coding sequence ATGAACAACACAGCATCGGCTCTGGGCCGGCTTTCGGAGCTGGCGATCGAGGTCCCTTCGTGGGCTTATGGCAACTCGGGCACCAGGTTCAAGGTGTTCGGCACTCCCGGTACCCCCCGCATAGTGCAGGAGAAGCTGGCGGACGCGGCGAAAGTCCATGAGCTGACGGGTTTGGCGCCCACCGTGGCGCTGCACATCCCGTGGGACAAGGTGGACGACTACGCCGCCCTGAAGGAGTACGCGGCCGGTTTGGGGGTGGGGCTGGGCACAATCAACTCGAACACGTTCCAGGATGACGAGTACAGGTTCGGCTCGCTGACGTCCTCGGATGAGGCCGTGCGCCGCCGGGCGATCGACCACCACTTCGAGTGCATCGACATCATGCACGCCACCGGGTCCCGGGACCTGAAGATCTGGCTCGCGGACGGCACGAACTACCCGGGCCAGGATGATATGCGGGGCCGGCAGGACCGGTTGGCCGAGTCCCTGCGGGAGATCTACGCCCGCCTCGGCGAGGACCAGCGGCTGGTGCTGGAGTACAAGTTCTTCGAGCCGGCTTTCTACCACACGGATGTCCCGGACTGGGGCACCTCGTATGCCCAGACCCTGGCCCTGGGGGAGAAGGCGTTCGTCTGCCTGGACACCGGCCACCACGCCCCGGGCACGAACATCGAGTTCATCGTGATGCAGCTGCTGCGCCTGGGCAAGCTGGGCTCGTTCGACTTCAACTCCCGCTTCTACGCCGACGACGACCTGATCGTGGGCGCCGCGGATCCGTTCCAGCTGTTCCGCATCATGCATGAGGTGATCCGCGGCGGCGGCTTTGGCAGGGACTCCGGTGTCGCGCTGATGCTGGACCAGTGCCACAACCTGGAGGAGAAGATCCCGGGCCAGATCCGCTCGGTCCTGAATGTGCAGGAGATGACGGCCCGGGCCCTGCTGGTGGATACGGCCGCGTTGGCCGAGGCGCAGCGTGCCGGGGATGTGCTGGCCGCGAATGCGGTGTTCAACGACGCGTTCTACACCGACGTCCGGCCGGTCCTGGCCGAGTGGCGTGAATCCCGCGGCCTGCCCGCCGACCCGATCGCTGCCTACAAGGCCAGCGGCTACCAGAAGAAGATCAACGAGGACCGCGTGGGCGGCCAGCAAGCCGGATGGGGCGCATAA